Genomic segment of Arachis hypogaea cultivar Tifrunner chromosome 11, arahy.Tifrunner.gnm2.J5K5, whole genome shotgun sequence:
TTTTTGTGCAATTAGAATTTGAATGATGATTTTGCTGAGGACCACTTTGAGCTTGTTATTCGAAAGTTGGTAGACGTACATATAGCATTCACATTAAAAATTCTGGCGAAAACGAGTGAGAACTATATTCGAAGGCAGAATTTGATTCTTTCTAAATTAACCGCGTCTCAAGAAAGCATCCTTTCATTAAAGCTTACTTGTTAATTTTATAACGCAACTTGCACTGTGTGGTGTGCCTCTTCTTGCTttccaaaaattatatatataaaaactcTTTAGTTCAACTTCCTATTTCTTAATCTTCCCCATGAATTCAGTTTGAATTTAGAGTTTTGGATATGTCTGTGGTTATAGACGCTCTTGTTGGAGGCGCAATCGAGGCACTGTTAGATACTGTCATAGAAATCAAGGAGAAAAATGATAAGTTTAAACCCTCGTTAGAAAAATTGGAGACAACATTGAAATCACTCAAACCTTTTATCAAACAGATAGAAGGCATCGACGCGAAACTGGATCGGCCGAAATCGGAAACAGAGAGGTTGATCAAGAAGATGGAGAGTGGCAAGAACCTCGTTCTCAAGTGCTCTAAACTCCAATGGTGGGATTGCTGTGGTAAAGCGAATCGCCAAGAGGAACTTGAAGAGCTCTACGATTCGATTTGCGAGTTCTTTAAATTGGAGCTGCAAGCAATTAATACGAGGGATGTGAAGGAGGCGCTGGTTGGAGTTAGAGATATTCAGGGTGGGGTTAGGGAAATTCAGGTTGAGATTGGGAAATTGAGTAAAATGGTTCCAAGAAATGAGAGAGTTGAATTGAGAGGTGTGTGTTCACCTCCTAAACCCCCTGCGTTTATTGTTGGGTTTGATGTTCCGTTGAAGCAGCTGAAGCTCAAGTTGATGGATGACCGGATTGGTGATCATCCGGTGGTGCTCACGGTGACCGGAGCAGGCGGTTCCGGGAAGAGTACATTGGCGAAAATGCTTTGCTGGGATGATGAAGTTAAGGGTATGAATGATTATTGATTACTATCCTACACTCTCTATATTGCTGATATTCTAAGTTGCATAGATAGTAATACAAGTATTGAATATCATGTGCACTACTATATATAGAAGTtagaaattttatgaaaaaaaataagagtCACAAAAGGAGTTTAAGGTAACATTTAATTTAACAAACAGTATTTGAGATTTCAATTATGTCGCTTTGTGCCTTTGTCAATGAAATTAAGATGCTTTAGATTTAATAGGGACAATGAAATTcattaattaaaaagtaaaaaatacctATATATAAGTAGAAAAACTTTATTTTAGTTTAGCAAATAAAAGCCTAATTGCTACTATTAAGGAAACAGAAagactttttagtttttagtaagtttaatatataaaaaaaacttataagTTTATACTTTCAATGAAAAAGCTCttctttttttgtcttttattatttgctttaaagaaaattattgtattagtagtataaaaaataaattatacagtaaaaaaaaatatcttaagcTAAAACAAGCTAACTTATCTAAATTATGATAAAGCGATTTTTAATATATCAACACACATTATAGGGTGGGACTTACTTTTTGTCTAAGGTTGGACTATTCTTCCACTCTTTTGCGGGTttggatcttttaaattttaaatttcactttagaAGGTAAAGTATGATCTTTCACCATTCATTTCATAGGTAGACTAaaagaaaatatgagagaaaaactaTTTAAAGATCATCGATCACACTTTACCCTctcaagtaaaaatttaaaatttagaagatctaAATTCTTCTTTCAGTTCCCTCACTTTCTTCTTGTAGATATTATGTGGTAGATGAAGAAGGGAAACAGCAAAATATTTTACTCATCAAAGGCAAATGCATCGTTGTAGACTTATAGTTATATGTTTAGTTGAAATCACATGTCTGTCTTAAAAACCGAAAATCCTATTTGAGACGAAAAAAGTCCGTTATGTTAGAAGAAATCCAGAGCTTATATGGAAATAACCAAAAACACTTAATGCTAAAAATGTTACTATTTTGAACCTTTGCTACTTCATTTCACTGCCATGCTGGAGCATACATTTTTGTGACATTTGAGCTATCAATGTTTGCTCCCCTTTTGTGAAAGTCTGAAATAGGTtttctatataaaaatatccattataAGATGTTGAGTTTTCAAATTACTAAACCGTAACATTTGTCTAGATAAATTCAACGACAACATCTTCTTTGTAACATTTGGAAAAAAGCCCAAGTTGAGTACCATTGTGCAGAAACTATTTCAGCACACTGGTTATGAGACACTCGAGTTTCAAAGCGATGAAGAAATGCTTAACCAAATAGAAAATCTTCTGAATCAGCTGGTTAGAAAGAATCCAATATTGTTAGTACTGGATGATGTTTGGCCGGGATCAGAATCTCTGGTTGATAAGTTTGAGTTCCATATAAAAGATTACAAGATTCTAGTGACATCAAGAGTCGTAATTGGAAGATTCGGAAATCCAATTGTCTTGAAACCCCTTGGAGATGCAGATGCCATAAAGCTATTTCAGCACTCGGCATCTCTAAATCATAGCAGCTCCGATGTTCCTGATGATGTCGTGAAAGAGGTAATTTCTGTTGCTCCAGTATAATTTAGAATACAAACTTTCTATAGCTTCTATGTTCCTGATGATGTTGTTAAGGGTTCTGTTCAATGCTTTCTTGAACCTATTTTAAATTTCTTACATTGTTATATTGAGAATTAGAGGAAAAATAATTGCTAATCAAATGCTTTTTGATACATGATACATGATACATCATTTTCTTGTACATACACCACTTTTTCATTTCTTATTTCTTCTTGATCTATAAAACACTTGGTTGAAATTTCTTATTTCATTTAAATGGACTAACTTGCAGATAGTGAGAGGCTGCAGCGGTTCTCCTATGGCACTTAGAGTGAATGGCAGATCACTCAGTCAGCAGCAGCGGGTGGTTTGGCAAGAAAGGGCCAAAGAATTATCGAGAGGTGGTTCGGTTCTTCATTCTAGCAGCGACGTGCTTGACAGTCTCCAAAAATGCTTTGATCTCTTGGATCCTATGGGCATTGAGTGTTTCCAGGACCTAGGATTATTC
This window contains:
- the LOC112720424 gene encoding probable disease resistance protein At5g66900 translates to MSVVIDALVGGAIEALLDTVIEIKEKNDKFKPSLEKLETTLKSLKPFIKQIEGIDAKLDRPKSETERLIKKMESGKNLVLKCSKLQWWDCCGKANRQEELEELYDSICEFFKLELQAINTRDVKEALVGVRDIQGGVREIQVEIGKLSKMVPRNERVELRGVCSPPKPPAFIVGFDVPLKQLKLKLMDDRIGDHPVVLTVTGAGGSGKSTLAKMLCWDDEVKDKFNDNIFFVTFGKKPKLSTIVQKLFQHTGYETLEFQSDEEMLNQIENLLNQLVRKNPILLVLDDVWPGSESLVDKFEFHIKDYKILVTSRVVIGRFGNPIVLKPLGDADAIKLFQHSASLNHSSSDVPDDVVKEIVRGCSGSPMALRVNGRSLSQQQRVVWQERAKELSRGGSVLHSSSDVLDSLQKCFDLLDPMGIECFQDLGLFPEDQRIPAAALVDMWTELYGDDDTSALANIYKLVNWNLADIVVTRNVESETVDYSYHYVMQHDLLRELAILQTSQKPEAERNKLILDISGNDLPKWWTTEKEYHIKARVLSISTDEAFATEWCNLEPSEVEALVLNIRAAKFTLPMFMKKMRKLKVLIVSNYDFFQMELNNSQLLGYLSELKRIRFEKVSVPFLGKAGIQLKNLQKISLFMCNVNEAFENCTTEVSEMLPSLLEINIDYCNMVALPNGISNIVSLKKLSITKCHKLSQLPEGIKNLVNLESLRVSSCVSLAELPESITRLRNLKLLDISECISISNLPEKVGELCSLRKLNVRGCSNLSELPSSIMDLGNLRDVICDEETKELWEDLKTTLNGLNIVVVQADINLHWLHH